A genomic window from Raphanus sativus cultivar WK10039 unplaced genomic scaffold, ASM80110v3 Scaffold0469, whole genome shotgun sequence includes:
- the LOC130502252 gene encoding probable ADP-ribosylation factor GTPase-activating protein AGD11: protein MSLGQEHDNPVEVSGSHACLYDLLCLETPNETFQNDLETPSSDPRDRLEKLLKQPGNKYCADCGSPEPKWVSLSLGVFICIKCSGVHRSLGVHITKVLSVKLDDWTDEQVDMMAEYGGNTVVNQRFEACNIDHLKKPKPDSNNDERNDFIRKKYELQQFMDPKDCALCPYQQPSKTNDSTPSLCSANHRSTKNRIGNAFRNSWGRRESDHKGHKKSNSLAGMIEFVGLIKVNVVKGTNLAVRDVMTSDPYVILTLGQQSVKTRVIKNNLNPVWNETLMLSIPEQMPPLKVLVYDKDTFSTDDFMGEAEIDIQPLVSAAKAYETSSIKEPMQLGSWLASKENTLVSDGIISQEEGKVKQDISLRLQKVERGVLEIQLECLPLTQ from the exons ATGTCTCTCGGCCAAGAACATGACAATCCTGTTGAAGTTTCTG GGTCGCATGCTTGCTTATATGACCTGTTATGTTTAGAGACACCAAACGAGACTTTTCAAAATGATCTAGAGACACCTTCTTCTG ATCCTCGAGATCGGTTAGAGAAGTTGCTGAAACAACCTGGGAATAAATATTGTGCTGACTGTGGATCTCCTGAACCAAAATGGGT ATCGTTAAGTCTCGGTGTGTTTATCTGCATCAAGTGTTCTGGTGTACACAGAAGCCTTGGAGTTCATATAACAAAG GTTTTATCAGTTAAGCTAGATGATTGGACAGATGAACAAGTTGATATGATGGCAGAGTACGGTGGAAACACTGTAGTGAACCAGAGATTCGAGGCTTGCAACATTGACCATTTAAAGAAACCCAAACCTGATTCCAACAATGATGAACGCAATGATTTCATCAG GAAGAAGTATGAGCTGCAGCAGTTTATGGATCCAAAAGATTGTGCTTTGTGCCCTTACCAGCAGCCTAGCAAGACAAATGATTCGACACCGTCTTTGTGTTCTGCTAACCACCGTTCTACGAAAAACCGTATTGGTAATGCGTTTAGGAATAGCTGGGGAAGAAGAGAATCTGATCACAAAGGCCACAAGAAGAGCAATTCTCTG GCAGGAATGATTGAGTTTGTAGGATTGATTAAGGTTAATGTGGTTAAAGGAACTAACCTTGCGGTTCGAGATGTGATGACCAGTGATCCTTATGTTATCCTTACTCTTGGCCAACAA TCGGTGAAGACACGGGTGATAAAGAACAACTTGAACCCTGTGTGGAATGAGACGCTGATGCTTTCTATACCCGAGCAGATGCCTCCTCTTAAAGTG TTGGTATACGACAAGGATACATTCTCGACAGATGATTTCATGGGAGAGGCAGAGATAGACATACAACCATTGGTGAGTGCAGCAAAAGCTTATGAGACATCGAGCATAAAAGAACCAATGCAGCTGGGGAGCTGGTTGGCTAGTAAAGAGAACACATTGGTGAGTGATGGCATAATCTCAC